The following proteins come from a genomic window of Pseudomonas sp. J452:
- a CDS encoding metallophosphoesterase → MKTGSDSTTQNIVRFAHFTDLHVGMNAQQWMWPSFKRAFLEDLERMCFKLGALDFVIFSGDLTQKSSKTEYAKLTEVLGEIWGVFSKFGKSPALIPVPGNHDLARPPALNPTAKVLSQ, encoded by the coding sequence ATGAAAACCGGCTCTGACAGCACAACTCAAAATATTGTACGTTTCGCCCACTTCACGGATTTGCATGTAGGAATGAATGCACAGCAATGGATGTGGCCTTCGTTCAAGAGAGCATTCCTTGAAGATCTTGAGAGGATGTGCTTTAAGCTAGGCGCTTTGGACTTCGTTATATTCTCCGGTGATCTGACACAAAAATCCAGCAAGACCGAATACGCCAAGCTAACAGAGGTATTGGGTGAAATATGGGGCGTATTTAGCAAATTTGGAAAATCTCCCGCATTGATTCCCGTACCGGGAAATCATGATCTAGCACGCCCACCAGCTCTAAACCCTACTGCGAAAGTATTATCTCAATGA